TAAATGCTTTTTGGATTAGTGGACGAGGAGCTTGGGAGGTCAGATGAAGGCACGATGCAAAACTGGACAGCATGCACACAGCTTCAGGCCCATCAAGCATGGTGAACACAGGACATTACTGCTAAAACTAATTCACAGCTTCCTTTTCAGTTTTGACAAAGGCAGatcacacataaaaaaaaattcacacaataaaaaaaaaaaaaacttgtctaGTGCCTCAGAGACAAAGTTGCATCAGATTTATGTTGCATCATCAGGTCAAAAAGCTCATCAGTCGGAAGATGAATAGAGAGATAAAGCAGAAAGAGTGATGACTGGCTCAGTGCTCCTTAGCTCGTGGAAACGGACGCAGCGTTCTAATTTCCCCCATCACTGAATCTTTTGCACGGGTGCAAAAATCGAAAAGCTTGTTGGGTGTTTCTATAAATAGTTCAATGTTGAATGAACCACTTGTGGCCAGATACacacgcaaaaaaaaaaaaagccagcaACATGTGGTCGGAAAATGTTGAGCACATCATGTCATTAAGGTTGAAATCTACAGATACAAAAAGGTAGCAGTGGTCTTTTTCAAGAGCATTTCTTCCTTTATATGATCAACTTGAATGTGATGAATGGTGATCAGTTAGTCTACTCAAAGAGCCAGAATAAAGTGAGTCGACTACTCGGGAGAAACGCCCGTGAAAGCAGGAACTGCAGCTGAAGTTACTCACTCGTCTTCATTTCAAGGTTTAGGGTTAATAGGCCAAGTAAGTTGTTTGTGAACACATTTCTGAGTTAGTCTGCATCAGTAGACATCCAACCCCATTTGCTCGATTgtcatcctttttttttttcattattaaatGTCAAAGTCTTGGTCTCTTAATAGCTCCATAACAGCAATATAAGAACAACAGGTTTATGTACAATTTCCAACTTTATTTAATTAGTACAAATCCATACAGTTAGCGGACATCAGTAGTACAGTGCCCTCGACACGCTTGGAGGGCGAAgcatcaccatcacctcacccaAGGCAGCAGTACACAGGTGAAGTGAGAATACCCATCCATGGAAATATCAGAACAAGAATATTCATATCATATGAGTAATAATAAAGCTACAAAATCTATTTGAAGAACTAATCAATACAGTTTTACTGTAATGGAATACCTATCCACTGTACAGAAAGGGCACAGCAAGGCAAAACCAAACCATTTAAAGTACACaattgtgtgcgtgtatgtgtgtctgcttgGACGTTGTACATGTTTACAGGTGGGTTGCAAGTTCATCCTTTAGACCACAACTGCAATGGCAGATAgggtctgtcttcctctctcaatACACAAGGAGGTAAAGAACATGCAATGCATCACTGACTTTAATTACAGTGGCCAACAACAGTTAGTCTCCTTTGCATCCAGGTCATCTCAAAGTCTCCTTATGTGTATTAGAAAtcaaaacacattttaaagGCCTAAAAAACAGACAGGGGTGTGTTAAGGTTCAAGTCCATGATGGAAAAGGAAATGACCTGCTGGACGTTAACCTTACTGAGATACTTCCACCAGAAATGGTCAAATGATTGGGAAAAGGAGGTCTGTGATACCTGTTGAAACATTTAAACAAAGCCAATCCCAATAAACACTCCCATTAAATGACACTAAAAACAGGGCCATGCTCATGGTAGCTCTTGGTTATAAGATACAGTAAAACAAGGTTCTTAACACCTATTCTGCAGTCAGGAGAATcataagggtttttttttccacaaagcACAATGCATTAAGAGGACCTATGCAGGAGTGTGTAACAGAGATTACAACAGAATCTGGACACGTTGGAGTGCACGGGCGACTGACAGAATATATACGGTGTGGTTGCCTCTGCagtagagagatggaggaagaatTTCCGTAATGACATTTCTAGGAGTGGTCTTTGTCAAAATATGTACATATGGAAGGAAGATTGAAAAttgcctttttttttctttttttttaacagagaAAGTACACAGTATGTAGACTTGCTTGAATAGTGTATCAGGAAAGCAGTGAAGGTGTAGGCAGAAGAATGAGGTGCTGCAGATTTAAACACACTGTTTGGGAACAGAGTCCTTCTTGCATCCCAtcatatgagagagagatagagagatagagatagagagatagagagatagatagagatagagagagagatagagagagagagagagtgagagagagtgagagagagagagagagagagagagagagagagtgagagagtgagagagagagtgagagagtgagagagtgagagagagagtgagagagagcgagagagacacacacactgagagagCGCTTTAGCAGGACACTTCCATAGTCTGCGGACGGGCCTGGTTGTCTTGGTTGGGCCCGGGCACGGCTCCGTCCTGGCTGTTGTGTGAGCGGGCTCGTGCTCCCTCCGCGGAGCTGGCGCTGGAGGCTGAGTGTGTACGGGAGCGCGCCAGCCGGGTCATACTGGCAGTGGCCACTGGAGGACAGAAGGGAAGGGGTTACAGCACAGGAAGAAGATGCTGAATAATTATGTAGTGTAGAAAGTTAAGCGTGAATGTGGATCTGAAGTGAAAAGTGGAGGGGGGCGACAcaatacagctgtgtgtgtgtcaaacatTTAGCATCGCGTTCGTGCCAAGGTCTTCCTGATAGACAGTGGACTGCCAGCAGGGAGAATAATGACATTCCTCACTGGGATTCTTCACCTCAGTGGGATTATTAGCTTGGTGAAGGTCCAGGCTACTCGAATGCTACAGAGACTTCAACACAGTACACTCCTGAACATCTGCAAAGGCCTGAGGGTTGATCACAAATGCTCACAATGCTCCTACCAGACACATGGAGGGCTATGCTCAAAGTCTCAGAAGCAAGCAAGTCAGCGTTCTTTCTGACCTGGGCCAGTAAACACCTCGGCTTTGCCTGGGCCAGTAAACACTTCGGGTTTCAAGCCACTGCTGTCATTATTCTCCCAAGAGGGAACCCAGATAAGGATAGAGTTCCAATTCATTTTTAATAGAAAAAAATGAATATTTAGGAATCGCAACCCATGTAGAGATGTGGCATGCAGAAAAGCTGAAGGTAATGTAAAAAGGCAaatctgagagagacagagagagagagagagagagagagagagagagagagagagagagagagagagaggtaataCCTGTGTTTGTCTGATATCAACATTCTCATACACAATAACTCATTCACACACCCCTatgcgcgtgcgcacacacacccctaaacacacacacacacacacacacacacacacctaaacaaacAAGATATGACCATGGAATCATGCTTGCAACACTATGATGCAGAGACAAAATGAAATtgagagtgtgagagtagtAAGTGGAATGATGGATATgtgcactctgtgtgtgtgtgtgcgcgcgtgtgtgtgtataaatgtgaTATGCCAGATGGACATACAGTAAGGTGATGGAACACTGGAGACAGACTAACAGTGCAGCCTAAAGTGCTGTCTGAACTCCTGGTACCTGATTCGCTGCTCAGGTGGCTGAGAAGCACATGGGGGACTGTTCGCGTTTGACGGAGAGgtcaaagaggaagaggagagagagagagagacgagggaAACGGAGAGATTACAAGCGAGACTTAAAAAAAAGACTGAAAGAGAAGAACAGCAGGAGAGTGAAGGGAAGTGTCAGTGTTGTTATTGCCATCCTGCCTGGAAATGTCTACACACACGTAAGAACCAGCACTACACGTATATAACTTTGCATAACAAAAGCCAGACAGTTAACTTAATTTTCAGCTCATCATACAAGTAATCACTCTGGTGGGTAAACTCATGACGCTGTAGGAGAGGATATTGGGAGTAGATATAAAACTGGTCACTTTGAATTGATCTTCATTTTCATCTACAATTCTAGAAGGCCTGCACAAGATGATAGGTTTGCTTGAATGTTGTTACCATGTATTATGAATTTCTGAGTCTCCAACTCTGAGTTAAACgaaacacgaaaacaaaaccaaacaaacgtGCACTAATAGGAGAACAAAAGAAAGACAACATAACGTTTCTAATTCGTCGTGTCTTTTGCCGTATGTTTATTAAAACCGCGAAGATGATGAAAATACACTTTATCAGTCAGGACTATAAGTCTGTTACTTTTCCTCATCTCAAAGCTGCTACGTTCTCATCTCAAAGCAATGACTGAGGCCTTGTTGTCTTTATATTATTCAAATGTAGACCACAATTAATCTGCAAAACATTACCAACAACACAATTAAAATGACAGCCTATTGCCATAGCTAAAACCTCACCAACCAAGAACTAGATCAAGAAAATAAAGACCCAATGTGAGGGCGGGTGCTGATGGAACccagtctctctgtgtgtttaggGTGGGATCGGTTGTGGTTACGTGCTCTGCCTCTGTAGGCACTCCTACGTTTGGAGGTCTGAAGAGAAAGCAACAATGGaaagggaaaaaagaaagacaaaaaccTAAATTTTGTGTGCATAGTTCAGGAATTCACCAGACCTCCTCCCCCCCCAATTGCTATTACTTATTTTGTATTAGACACTCAGCCTTGAAAATAGCCAACAATAAATGTGTTTGATTCATGTAGGTGTTAAGAACTTGGAATCCTGAATGAAACCAAAACCTtttacacacaccagcatctcAAGAGTGTCAGGCTGGAAGTCACCTTAATTTCCATTTAGCAACCATGCtaacaacaaacaaaccacaCAAGTGTCATGTTTCCAGACTGAATGGGGTGCCTTTGGAGGGGTCCTGTGAGAGTGGTCAGGAGGTCCACATGTAATGGGTCACTTACACAGAACGTCACCAATATCAGGTTCTGAAGTCAACCAGGTGGAGAAGCTTATGTATTCTCTGCCTCACAAACACCCTGCACCATATGCAACAGCTGCATACAGCCACACAGCTCGTCCCTCATTAAACAAACTCACCTTTTGGTCTGCCCATTCTCCATTGAACCTATGGCACTACTGCAGCCACCAAAAGTGCAATTAATTGTAACTTTTGTCCAGTGGGCATGGCAGCCATGACTATCCAACAGATTCTCGGCTCACTGTACAACTGGCTGTATTTGGGAATATCTGTAAAGAGCATGTTTATCAGGCCAGCTGGACTCCCGATATTAATTATGAAGCACGTTGAATCTGCAATACTGCCAGATCTACAATGAATCAGCAGCTGCAAAAAAATCCCCCAAAATATAATTGAAGAGAGTCCAATAACCACAAACATTAGGCAGCAGAACTCTAAGTACCAAGGAGCTGGCTGTACTTGGGAATAGCTTGCAAAGTAGATTACACTTGGTTCTGAGCGGAGGCCCAAAAACCTCTTCAGGTGAAGAATCACTAAAGTATCTTAAACTGAAGGTCAccgtgagagagggagagagactgggaaTAGGAAAGGCATGTTTCACACAAGGCTGGACACAGGCCATGCCAACACAGCATTCGCACAGAGTAAAGCTACTGTACTTACACCCTGGACCTCGCATCACTGCACAGCCACACAGGAGACAAAGTCATGTGTTAGTTTAGCAAAGGGGGCAGGCTAGCTCAGACACACCCCTGCAGTTTTGGTTTAGTTTCACCAAGCCTCTCCCTGCTTTTAGACAGGTCTGAGATCAGCACAGAAAGAGGTGTTCCTCTGTCGTGAGCAGCAGTCGCTCTGTGTTGGGCTCAGTCATAATGTCACCTAAAGGCTGTTTTGTTGCTCATTTCATGTGTAAGGCCTCCATTCCAATTTTGGATGCTAGCTAAAATGGCTAGAAGCCTCACCAAGCAGTTAGTAGAACATTCTGACAAAATTCATTCTACAAGTCAAGAAGAGTTGCCGAGAAATGTTTTAACATATGACCATATGTGCCTGCAAATACgagaggcacagagagagagagagagagagagagagagagagagagagagagagagagagagagagagagagagagagagagagagagagagagagagagagagagagagagagagagacgggtgtgtggggtgggggtgtgtgttagtgtgttgcgTGGGTGGAAAGGTGGGTGGGACTGAGGTGAAGTTTTCTATGTAAAATTTTGAAAGTGATATTCTGAAGACATGATGTTTAAAGACAGACATATTTTAGACACAAAGTTACACAGTAACTCAGACTAAAACATCAGACAATACAATACTGCGCAACTGACATtaaagagtaagagagagagagcatgaaaggtagagagagagagagagcatgaaaggtagagagagagcTAGTCCATGAGAGATACTCACTGTAACCCATTCCCTGGATGAAGTACTTGAAGGCCTCTGCCAGTTTACCCGGCTGGAATTAAAAGTGCATGACATCAtgtcaaaacaaaataaataaacgatTCAATATACTGAATTTAAACAAAAaacatcacatcaaaacactagTTACCACCATCAACTAAAAGCCTAACCCGCTCCAAGGTTGCATGAATTGGAAAGTGTGAAAATAAAATCTCCAGCCACTTTACTGCAAAACCACCACTGTATCTACACTCATCTAGATTCCATCTACCTTCTGTGCACCTTTTGTCCAGGTGAAGCCTCTCTATTACCCTGTCCAGTAGGTCTCCCAGATCCTACCAAGTCCAAAGAGCCGGGAGGATTTTTATTCACATTCCAGCTATATACACAAGTACCCATTGAAACAAAATATCTGAAATACAGGACCAATAATCAGGTGTTGTAGGGTAACACCAACcaaagtgtgtgcatgtgtagaaGATGCAGCATGTGTATTTAGCAGACTAACTGCATATATGAACACTGCATGCCCTGAGGTAACTGTCAGTACAACTGTGTGAGAATGCAATAGAGGTACATAATATAGTTTAGGTCAAAAGTGTCCCATTGACATGCCCATTGGGTACTGAGGTGCTGTTCACATGGTCCACATAGTGATGTTGACACATGGCTCTGTTTGACCACTTTCTCCTCATTATCTCCAGGTTTCTTTGTTGTTTTATATTtgatcttgttttttttttatttgaggtTTTCAGATTGCATTTCATGGACTCCCAGCCCTTCAACCACAAACTGTATTAAGACTTTTGATTATGGATTTGCCCAAGATAAACATTGCTCATCTGCTCCAGTGTATTCTGTCTCTCTACACATttcagaataatggaccactaAAGGATGCAGCCAGTGAATGATGCGCCCGTTTGTGGCCaactgtgtgtgttgctgtaagCCTATCTGTGCTTTTGGGTTGTACGTTGTTTCTTCTTGTCATGTTGGTGTTTTGTGTCTTTCCTTTTTGTTTTCAATGTGTTACCTGGTATTGTTTCTTTGCTCCTGGGCTTTTGTTGACTCTGGACTAATGGATAATTGTTATGGATTTACCCAAAATAAGCATCACTTGCCTCTGCAAATGTGCCTTCTCTTGCCTCTCTCTACATGACAGCATGTTTACCATAATTATGATCTGCGATTTTCCTGAACATACAGCATTAATCATCGATTCAGCAAggttataatattataataataattatattggTTATCATAGCAGCCCAGGAAATTCAATATTGATGTGTTTAATGGAATCTGATATTCGTTAAATACATTGTTTCTAGCAACAGAACAGGTGACCCCTTCTATCAATAGGTATTTACCTAATGGATATTGTGTTCCAAGTGCTCCTAATAAAACCAGAAGTGGTGGGTTACTATGTGAATTACATGCATACATATCCATAAAACATCTTACTTGGACAACTTGGGGTAATCCACCACAATCTGCCATCTAAAAGAATAagacaagtcaaaatgacacaaaGCCAAAATGTCAACTTGTATAATAATTCAAATGATgctactgaaagaaaaaaacaaaacaaaacattccaacAGAGTATTTTCTCTTGCCTTGAGCAGGGTGGTCCTTGTGGGATTTAGTCTGGAGTTGCATTCAACCTGAAATGAGGAGACAGACTAGGTTTTACTGCTGTTGGTTTAGAGAGCAATAACAGGCAGGGATAGGCCAAGCATAGCTTCCACCAGAGTCCCAACGTTTACATACACAGAGCTGCCGTGGCCTAGAAAGCAGCCTTATATACGTTACATATATTCTACATCTGCGCAGGAAGCCTATGCTAATGAGGCAGGCACTCACCACGGCATCCACGGCTGGGGATGTGTCGCCTACTACCAGCAGCACGGGACACCTAAATGTCAGAAACACACAGAAGGAAAGACGACGGCTCTCAGAGCGAGCTTCTTATAATTAGGACACCATCAATATGTCATATTTTAATTGCCTATATTAATTACTCAGCTTCAGACAACATTTTGAggctaaatataaataaaataaatgaatacgAATGGCTATTAAATACAAATGAGCAGCACTAGTAATATGTCATGTAGAATATAGAAAaagtatatgatatatataatataggaACATAGAAAAGATGGTTGATGGGGTCAAGAGGTCATTTATTTTCTGACTTGGAGAAGGTCAATTTTGGTGCAGTATCCGGCAGAGCAAATCTATGTGCAGCAATCTGCAGGCTCAAACAGGTGTGAGCGTCACTCTCTCTGGGAAGTGTGGCTTACACAGGGGTTGCTGGAGGTGCCCATTAACTCCACTCTTACTGAACATTGGTGATGGAACCCTTGACAGGGGTGAGTAAAGAAGTTTCCTCATGGATCGGTAGTTAATCTGCTGTACTTAATCGGCCAATCTGCCTGGGTCATGGGAACCCTTTATGGACCTCTGAacatccacccaacccaggCTGTGCGCCTTGACAAGGGTAATACACATTTGATCCGTATCGTGCCGTGGTCTGCTTACTTCACTGTTTTGACAGCGTCCTCATTAACCCCCGGGAGAGGCCTCTCGATGTCCAGGTCTTGGCGGCTGTGGAGACAGAAAGGACGTCTCACCACCGATCCGCTGGCGTCTCCACCGCGGATGAGGACAGGCCTATAGGTGAGGACATGCCTCACCTGTCATAGGAGTGGAAGAAGAGCGCCAGGTTGTCCTGGTTAATGTCCTGGGCAATGTGGAGACGGTAGGTCTGCACAATCTCCTGACTCTCCGTCAGCTCTTCCTAGGACACAACACCAAGCCCCTGGTTACCGTGGTTACCTGGCATGTCTCCATTACACCCTTATATACGAGGAGAAAAGGGCTGAAACGCATGCACTGTTGAGACTTACTGTACTAAAATGATGCCCCATAACAATATCCACCAGATTGCTTGTCCAGCCAGAGAactgtacgtacacacacacacacacacacacacacacacacacacacacacacacacacacacacacacacacacacacacacacacacacacacacacacaggagttaatgttttcacaaataatgaatgaaatgcagaTGGTGCAATGACTCTTCTGATTGATCAGACCACCTGGAGCAGTACTGCACTAGTCTGAGGTGTAAGGCATGTTTGCCCCTTAAACACAAGCTAGCCTAGCGTTAATTGGAATATGCCCCTTATCACTTGTTCCCCCAAAAGTGAAATTAACATATTTTGAAGCAGTTCCACAGTGTAACTGCAAATGCAGGGCTGGGTTTGACTAGGGAGCTACATGCGGTTTACCTTGGATGCTGCCCAGTCCATCCAGCCCTTGGCACACGGGTCCACGTTGATGAGAACCAGCCCCTCCACCAGCGCAGGCTGGttcagctgacacacacacacacacacacacacacacacacacacacacacagaggagtttGATAAGGAAATAACCTACAGCCTCGCTCTACCCAACAGCCATACCTTCACCTGTGAACGCAACAGAGGTTAAGAACAGTTTGGTATGCACAAGGGCATATTTATGGCACTGGAGTTATTTTTTATCAGGATAATAGGACATGGATGCCTGACCTTCGCTGGTGTTCCTAGTACCATGTTCTACCGGATGTGCAGCAGTTAATAACTATAGACAAAGGTTTGTCGTGCAGGAAGTGGAGCTGTGTGAAAATCTGCTCTAGGTGGCTTCAAGTCAGAGCGAATGCAGGTTAACCTAAAACAGCCTACTCATAAGAACTATACACAACACCTTAACCTACTTCTTGGCAAGACCGTTTGCAAGGTGTTATTTTGACAGAGAAGTTCACACATTTGTTTTAAAGTGTATTTGGGCTTGTATGACGATCATACATGTGAAAGACATCAGAGTAAAACCAAGCGCTCAGAATGTCGGTGGTTCAAATCTAAAAATCATTGTGGATGCACAGATCTGTGTATGGAAAGAGACACGcagaagaggggggggggagcgagagagagagagagagagagagagagagagagagagagagagagagagagagagagaaacagtgtATAATCAAGGACATATTCTATCAGACTACTCAACACCTCCCATGTGTGAATATGGCAGGACTATAATTAAACATAATTATCGCATCTTTGCACAGACTCCAGCTCCCTCATACGCATTCCTGTAACACTCCTGGAGTGTCAAACCTGTTTAACAAAAGCACTAAAGGAGCACATATCTCAGCAAAGACTTTACGAAAAAAATTACGAAAGGGGACAGAAGGCTaggctgtgtgtgagagatagtAAGAGCTATTGAGCTATAGCATGTAGGGACTTCTGAACCACTGGTAGTAGGCAGCCAATATGCTGGCCTGCATTCGTTAGCTAATCTGACTAAATCCACTTTGGCTTCATACAGATGAATTATGCAGAAATAGAGTGAGTGCAAACCTCAAATAAgtgtttgtctctgtgtatttgagactcgtgtgtgtgtgcatgcatgtgtgtgcatagaCACATGCATGGTAGTGAACAATTTTCAAAGTAATTACTCAGGCAGCCGTTCTGAGTAAAATTACACTTGCATGTACACCTTTAGCTTTTAATGCAGACTGTGGAGACAGCATAGCTACAGAGGGATTGTAATCTCCAAAAAGCCAAGAGCTTCTCATTAACCATATGTTCTAGCTCCCACCCCAACCTCCACTTGAGCTGTTCACACTTGCCCTCACTTAGCAGTCATGAAAACTTATGAAAACCAACAAGTTCACTTACTGCCAGCTTGCAGAGGATGTAAGCTCCCGCACCAACACCAATACCAATCACACTATTGATCCTACAGGAGGTAAAACAAACAATCACCATTTACGCAGTCCAGCGGTCAATGGTCATTTTATTTACTGCAGATGCACAGCTACACTGTGTGGAAGGACTATAGAACACAATAAGAAAATGAATGAAGTGCATTTGCCAAAAAGCCTAACACGCTGTAGTCACTAGAGCTAGGGGGCTCACTTCAGCTGGGTGAGGACAGAGGGCAGCATTTCAGACAGCTCATCCATTGTAGGGTACTgatacctgagagagagagagagagagagagagagagagagagagagagagagagagagagagagagagagagagagagagacagacagacagacagacagacagacagaagagaggaaagagaggggggagagaagagAAGCAGCAGTTAGTCACAGAAGTAAGCTTTACACAATGAAAAAGGATCTTAAGATCATAAGATCCACCAGAGGCAAAAGAGCCAAGGGCATGTgctgaacccacacacacatacacacacacacacacacacacacacacacacacacagtagagagGGTGTCTGCGGGGCAGTGACGGGTGACTTCACCGTCCTGCTCTGTAGCAGGGGCGAATGCAAGTGGAAGGCCAGGACACTGAGCCCACCACGGAGAATACACGCTGGGAGGGAGCAGGCCCACTCCTGGGACTGGTGTCTGTGTGCCTGCTGTTAGCTTTCTTGCTGGGAAATATTCTCCTCCAAACATGAAAGACAATATTGTGCTGTGGCAATATTTAAAGTCAAGGTTCATGACATCAGACAATGAAATTGAAgaaatcaaataaaaatttaaataaGATTAAGATAAAATAATTGATCATTAAAGAAGATTAAAAAAGGTCAAAAGTAAAAGGTCAATAAAATTTGAAAttgtgaaaaatgtaaataataaaacaagAATAAGTAAAAGAAACTAAATAGGCTACATTTAAGGTATCTACAATATACAAAAGCCAATCCAAATAAGTATGTTTTTAACTTGGATTTAAAAACATCCAGTGTTGTAGCTCTTCTAATATCCTCCAACAGCTGGTTCCATTTAGAAACAGCTTAATATCTAAATGCTGCCTCTACATGCTTAGTTCTTACCTTAGGCAGGACTGACTGATTACATCCTAGTGACCTAAGATTCCTGCCCATCTCATTGCTCTGCAGCATATCAGATTATATAACCGACTAATAACCACATTCATACTATACTACATCTTGGTAAAAAAGAAGGAACCCATTTACTTCTATATTACCTGTGCATTGTGGCTGTGGCTAGGCATTAACAGACAGATTGAGTCGATATTAGCAAAAGATGATGTATCGAATATCacgatttttatttatttatttatttaatgaaatTGATCCCATACGGTCACAAATCCGGCCTGAAAATAGCACATCATCACTGTGCAGGAATGCACAGCAGGTCAGGTGGTAATTGGCAAGTTAGTTCAAGCACAGTTTATGCACAGCTGTAGAGGTAACTGAGCAATTAATGATTATAACCATTATGTTCAAATGCAAATATCCATGCACGTGTTATGATAGGGATGTCATGACACCAGAAATGTATTACTCTGTGCCAATTCCACTAAAAATCTACAATTCTCAACACCAATTTCAACACCTTTACAAAAAATAAACCAATGAAATGAATGTTAacataaaatgtttaatttaaacTTTTTCCAGAATGTTAACAGTTTCAACCAAGACAAAAATACTATTATGTACACAGAGATTCTCAAAATAGCTCAAAGAAAAGCTCAGAGTTGCTGAACACACAGTCTGTCTATAGCCTATTAATATCATGAGGAGAGATGTAAACTCCATTTATGTAGCTTTCTATTTATGAATTTTTTACTACTAAAACGTTTTACTACATAAACATCACTGGTTATGAACTACTGCAGCTTTAGCCTAAGCAAGCTAATTATGCTGCTCTCGTGTAGTGTGGGAGATCTGTGAAATGACCACAGGAAATGAGAACCATAGTGTATTCACAATTTTAGTATCGATTTGGCACAGAAGTATCGGTTCTTGTGACATCTCTATGTTATGACTTgcattatgaatgaatgaatgatgaaattatatagcgcctttcaagatatcCAAGGTTGCCTTATTTACGTGACCAATCACACACTACAAATCACATATGCATGTAAG
This sequence is a window from Brachyhypopomus gauderio isolate BG-103 chromosome 21, BGAUD_0.2, whole genome shotgun sequence. Protein-coding genes within it:
- the ndrg3b gene encoding protein NDRG3b isoform X3; the encoded protein is MDELQDVQLTEIKPLLTDKNGRNFQDFDCQEHDLETPYGVLHVTLRGTPKGNRPAILTYHDIGLNHKSCFNTLFNYEDMQEITQHFAVVHVDAPGQQENAPPFPTGYQYPTMDELSEMLPSVLTQLKINSVIGIGVGAGAYILCKLALNQPALVEGLVLINVDPCAKGWMDWAASKFSGWTSNLVDIVMGHHFSTEELTESQEIVQTYRLHIAQDINQDNLALFFHSYDSRQDLDIERPLPGVNEDAVKTVKCPVLLVVGDTSPAVDAVVECNSRLNPTRTTLLKMADCGGLPQVVQPGKLAEAFKYFIQGMGYMATASMTRLARSRTHSASSASSAEGARARSHNSQDGAVPGPNQDNQARPQTMEVSC
- the ndrg3b gene encoding protein NDRG3b isoform X4, which translates into the protein MTTVLDLNQIGCAVSGVEHDLETPYGVLHVTLRGTPKGNRPAILTYHDIGLNHKSCFNTLFNYEDMQEITQHFAVVHVDAPGQQENAPPFPTGYQYPTMDELSEMLPSVLTQLKINSVIGIGVGAGAYILCKLALNQPALVEGLVLINVDPCAKGWMDWAASKFSGWTSNLVDIVMGHHFSTEELTESQEIVQTYRLHIAQDINQDNLALFFHSYDSRQDLDIERPLPGVNEDAVKTVKCPVLLVVGDTSPAVDAVVECNSRLNPTRTTLLKMADCGGLPQVVQPGKLAEAFKYFIQGMGYIPHVLLSHLSSESVATASMTRLARSRTHSASSASSAEGARARSHNSQDGAVPGPNQDNQARPQTMEVSC
- the ndrg3b gene encoding protein NDRG3b isoform X1, encoding MDELQDVQLTEIKPLLTDKNGRNFQDFDCQEHDLETPYGVLHVTLRGTPKGNRPAILTYHDIGLNHKSCFNTLFNYEDMQEITQHFAVVHVDAPGQQENAPPFPTGYQYPTMDELSEMLPSVLTQLKINSVIGIGVGAGAYILCKLALNQPALVEGLVLINVDPCAKGWMDWAASKFSGWTSNLVDIVMGHHFSTEELTESQEIVQTYRLHIAQDINQDNLALFFHSYDSRQDLDIERPLPGVNEDAVKTVKCPVLLVVGDTSPAVDAVVECNSRLNPTRTTLLKMADCGGLPQVVQPGKLAEAFKYFIQGMGYIPHVLLSHLSSESVATASMTRLARSRTHSASSASSAEGARARSHNSQDGAVPGPNQDNQARPQTMEVSC
- the ndrg3b gene encoding protein NDRG3b isoform X2, which encodes MDELQDVQLTEIKPLLTDKEHDLETPYGVLHVTLRGTPKGNRPAILTYHDIGLNHKSCFNTLFNYEDMQEITQHFAVVHVDAPGQQENAPPFPTGYQYPTMDELSEMLPSVLTQLKINSVIGIGVGAGAYILCKLALNQPALVEGLVLINVDPCAKGWMDWAASKFSGWTSNLVDIVMGHHFSTEELTESQEIVQTYRLHIAQDINQDNLALFFHSYDSRQDLDIERPLPGVNEDAVKTVKCPVLLVVGDTSPAVDAVVECNSRLNPTRTTLLKMADCGGLPQVVQPGKLAEAFKYFIQGMGYIPHVLLSHLSSESVATASMTRLARSRTHSASSASSAEGARARSHNSQDGAVPGPNQDNQARPQTMEVSC